Proteins co-encoded in one Cupriavidus taiwanensis genomic window:
- a CDS encoding GntR family transcriptional regulator: protein MNLSQLQARVAREIVALVRLDSLRAGDHLAESALADRIGVSRSPVNVALRYLVEMGAVVHDHNRGYFLEKDASDLSAIAEELSAEPDDPLYLRIAEDRLNKSLPDLVNEADMMRQYNVSRSALRKALSRIQQEGWVERSIGHGWIFLPMIDSAQAYEESYLYRTALEPTGLLSPWFKSDPVELASLRRQQRAIVDGGYQTMTPIELFESNSRFHEMLAKWSGNRFIVQSVKRMDSLRRLVEYGQAKNRKPRQEQAIEHLAILDAIAAQDMLKAAALLREHLEGARRRKVHSADVFRSAA from the coding sequence ATGAATCTGTCTCAGCTCCAAGCCCGTGTCGCCCGGGAGATCGTTGCACTCGTCCGACTCGACAGTCTGCGCGCCGGAGATCATCTAGCGGAAAGCGCGCTGGCGGACCGTATCGGCGTGTCGCGCTCGCCAGTCAACGTCGCCCTGCGCTACTTGGTGGAAATGGGAGCCGTAGTTCATGATCACAATCGCGGGTATTTCCTGGAGAAGGATGCGTCAGATCTGTCCGCTATCGCTGAAGAGCTTTCTGCAGAGCCTGACGACCCTCTATACCTCAGGATCGCTGAGGACCGGCTGAACAAGAGCTTGCCGGATTTAGTCAACGAAGCCGACATGATGCGGCAGTACAACGTGTCCCGCAGCGCGCTGCGAAAGGCGCTGTCCCGCATTCAACAGGAAGGCTGGGTGGAGCGTTCCATCGGGCATGGTTGGATTTTCCTACCCATGATCGACTCGGCGCAGGCCTACGAAGAAAGCTATCTGTACCGTACCGCGCTGGAACCAACGGGGTTGCTAAGCCCTTGGTTTAAGTCTGATCCCGTGGAGCTTGCTTCATTGCGCCGCCAGCAGCGCGCGATCGTGGACGGCGGCTACCAGACCATGACGCCGATCGAACTGTTCGAGTCGAACAGCCGCTTCCATGAAATGCTGGCAAAGTGGTCGGGAAACAGGTTCATCGTCCAGTCGGTCAAGCGCATGGATTCGCTGCGACGGCTGGTCGAGTACGGACAAGCCAAAAACCGCAAACCGCGGCAAGAACAGGCTATTGAACATCTAGCCATCCTGGACGCCATAGCCGCGCAAGATATGCTGAAAGCCGCCGCACTGCTCCGCGAGCATTTGGAAGGCGCGCGACGGCGAAAGGTGCACAGCGCGGACGTTTTCAGGAGCGCAGCCTGA
- a CDS encoding Bug family tripartite tricarboxylate transporter substrate binding protein, with translation MPIICNLRRRSILKGFALAPFAGGAGALTSPLAWAQDKFPSKSVTFIVPQAAGGGADLLCRTVQAKAQESLGQSIIIDNRPGAAGNIGTVAGARAAPDGYTMTFVNLSTMALNPHLYSKPGYSVADFDPLVWMASVANILVVNPNVPAKTLQEFIALAKSKPGKLTYSSAGNGSGNHLGGEMLKTMAQIDLVHVPYKGGAPAVVAVLGGEVDASIADPLAALPHIKSGKLRALAVTSAKRAAGLPEVPAIAEVVKGYEATSWAGAVVPKGTPSAISQKLSQALVAGLKDAANAEKLRSQLYEPTAGSSAEFATLIRKENEKWSKLIKQLGMRID, from the coding sequence ATGCCGATCATCTGCAATCTGCGTCGCCGTTCGATCCTCAAGGGATTCGCCCTGGCACCGTTCGCCGGGGGGGCCGGGGCGTTAACCTCGCCGCTCGCCTGGGCGCAAGACAAGTTTCCCAGCAAGTCGGTCACTTTCATCGTTCCCCAAGCTGCTGGGGGCGGCGCCGATCTGCTTTGCCGAACGGTTCAGGCGAAAGCTCAGGAGTCGCTCGGGCAGTCCATCATCATTGATAACCGGCCTGGGGCTGCGGGCAACATCGGGACGGTCGCAGGGGCGCGAGCTGCTCCGGACGGGTACACGATGACGTTCGTCAACCTCTCGACCATGGCTTTGAACCCGCACTTGTATTCGAAGCCGGGATATTCCGTTGCCGACTTCGACCCACTGGTCTGGATGGCGTCCGTAGCCAACATTCTGGTTGTCAATCCAAATGTTCCAGCGAAGACGCTTCAGGAATTTATCGCCCTAGCGAAGTCCAAGCCCGGCAAGTTGACTTACAGCTCCGCCGGAAACGGCAGCGGCAATCATCTCGGCGGTGAAATGCTGAAAACAATGGCACAGATTGATCTGGTTCACGTGCCGTATAAAGGCGGTGCACCGGCCGTTGTCGCGGTACTCGGCGGTGAAGTCGATGCGAGCATTGCCGATCCGCTCGCCGCGCTTCCGCACATAAAGTCCGGGAAATTGCGCGCGCTCGCAGTGACCAGTGCAAAGCGCGCTGCGGGCTTGCCGGAGGTGCCAGCAATCGCCGAAGTGGTAAAAGGGTATGAGGCCACCTCGTGGGCTGGTGCAGTCGTGCCCAAAGGCACGCCGAGTGCAATATCGCAGAAGTTGAGCCAAGCGCTAGTGGCTGGGTTGAAGGATGCGGCAAATGCCGAGAAGCTGCGCAGCCAACTGTACGAGCCAACCGCCGGATCTAGCGCTGAGTTCGCCACCCTCATCCGCAAGGAAAACGAAAAGTGGTCCAAGCTCATCAAGCAACTCGGTATGCGCATCGACTGA
- a CDS encoding porin: MKQMLATGHRVMSMSMLCLLSTLAVPASAQSSVTLYGLVDTNIEFSNHNAVDGKSAASGLANAYRMNSGGMNSSRWGIRGKEDLGGGLKSIFTLESGIDTDTGNSSDGRLFGRLAFVGIESRYGQLALGRQTSSMYDLVLPHDPMGYAPQYSWVSSTGSAPSTGYKTRLDNTVKYTGVFGPVTTVAHYSLGEQVGNGNASAAFGGGLRYDGGPASFGVVFDQGNGAPTASGTYSKARDITASGSYSFGAFSVLGGYRWYELIPVTGGSARSDLWWAGVRYAVTPALRLTGAVYYEDKKDTASDPMLFVLQAVYSLSKRTSLYSTVGYAYAKTNNDGTFTPVGVMRAGDRTPVASNQTGVTLGIQHRF, from the coding sequence ATGAAGCAAATGCTGGCCACCGGCCATCGCGTGATGTCGATGTCGATGCTGTGCCTACTTTCCACGCTTGCCGTCCCGGCCTCAGCGCAATCAAGCGTCACTTTGTACGGCCTGGTTGATACCAATATCGAGTTCAGCAACCATAACGCAGTCGACGGAAAGAGCGCAGCTTCGGGTCTTGCCAATGCGTACCGTATGAATTCGGGCGGCATGAACTCCTCGCGCTGGGGGATCCGGGGCAAAGAAGATCTTGGAGGGGGTCTGAAGTCTATCTTTACCCTTGAGAGCGGCATCGACACGGACACCGGCAACTCCTCCGATGGCAGACTGTTTGGGCGCCTCGCGTTCGTGGGTATCGAAAGCAGATATGGTCAACTTGCGCTGGGTCGACAAACGTCTTCGATGTACGACCTGGTCCTTCCCCACGACCCCATGGGGTATGCCCCTCAGTATTCCTGGGTAAGCAGCACCGGCTCGGCGCCCAGCACTGGATACAAGACCCGGCTGGACAACACAGTCAAGTACACAGGCGTCTTCGGGCCGGTAACGACTGTCGCTCACTATAGTCTCGGCGAGCAGGTTGGCAACGGCAATGCCAGCGCGGCATTCGGCGGAGGGCTTCGCTATGACGGAGGGCCAGCCAGTTTTGGTGTGGTCTTCGATCAGGGCAACGGCGCGCCCACGGCCAGCGGCACGTATTCAAAGGCCCGTGATATCACCGCATCCGGCTCCTATTCTTTTGGCGCATTCAGCGTGTTAGGTGGATACCGTTGGTATGAACTTATACCTGTCACTGGCGGCAGTGCAAGAAGTGATTTGTGGTGGGCGGGCGTCCGCTACGCAGTGACACCTGCTCTGCGCCTCACGGGGGCGGTCTACTACGAGGATAAGAAAGACACGGCGTCAGATCCCATGCTGTTCGTACTACAGGCCGTCTACTCGCTTTCGAAGCGGACAAGCCTATATTCGACCGTCGGCTATGCATACGCGAAGACGAATAACGATGGCACCTTCACACCAGTCGGCGTCATGAGGGCTGGCGATCGGACGCCTGTAGCGAGCAATCAGACGGGCGTTACGCTCGGAATACAACACCGCTTTTAA
- a CDS encoding tripartite tricarboxylate transporter permease, which translates to MNDLWNALLQGFGAALVPMNLLWGFVGCLLGTAVGVLPGIGPALTVAMLLPVTAQLEPTSALIMFAGIYYGAMFGGSTTSILLNTPGESASMVTAMEGNLMAKNGRAGPALSTAAIGSFFAGTLATVGLTLFSPFVAEFALRFGPAEYFAILVLAFTTVSAVLGASMLRGLASLGLGLSIGLIGMDSISGLARYTFGVPELVDGIEVVLVAVGLFAVAESLYALLYPASGDASMNRMTSLWMSRDDWRRSAPAWLRGTLIGFPFGSIPAGGAEIPTFLSYALEKRLSKAPAEFAANKGCGAIEGVAGPEAANNATATGSLVPLLTLGIPTSATAAILLAAFQNYNLQPGPLLFQNSPELVWGLIASLYVGNVILLVLNLPLVSLWVKLLSIPRPFLYAGILLFASIGVYGMRQSWFDLLLMLAIGWGGVLMRRLDFPVAPVIVGMILGPMAEKQLRNALSISQGDWLVFLSQPIAASLLAATVLILLVPTVLRRKGIRLSEDD; encoded by the coding sequence ATGAATGATCTGTGGAATGCCCTTCTCCAGGGCTTCGGGGCGGCGCTCGTCCCAATGAACCTGCTATGGGGCTTTGTTGGCTGCCTGCTAGGCACTGCCGTCGGCGTCCTCCCTGGCATTGGCCCTGCGTTGACTGTAGCCATGCTCCTCCCTGTCACGGCGCAACTGGAGCCCACCAGCGCCCTAATCATGTTCGCGGGTATCTACTATGGGGCGATGTTTGGAGGCTCGACGACCTCCATTCTGCTGAATACGCCGGGCGAATCCGCTTCCATGGTTACCGCGATGGAAGGGAACTTAATGGCAAAAAATGGCCGAGCGGGACCGGCTCTTTCCACCGCGGCGATCGGCTCGTTCTTCGCCGGCACGCTGGCGACTGTGGGGCTGACCCTGTTCTCGCCGTTTGTGGCCGAGTTTGCCTTGCGCTTTGGCCCAGCCGAGTACTTTGCCATCCTTGTCCTGGCCTTCACCACTGTTTCAGCGGTACTGGGAGCCTCAATGCTGCGCGGCCTTGCCAGTCTTGGCCTCGGGCTGTCGATCGGCCTGATTGGCATGGACTCCATTTCGGGGCTGGCGCGCTACACCTTCGGGGTTCCCGAACTCGTCGATGGAATCGAAGTCGTCCTGGTGGCGGTAGGTCTGTTCGCTGTCGCCGAGTCCCTGTATGCATTGCTGTATCCCGCAAGCGGCGACGCCTCCATGAACAGAATGACCTCGCTCTGGATGAGCCGTGACGATTGGCGTCGATCTGCCCCCGCATGGCTACGCGGCACACTCATTGGCTTTCCCTTCGGATCGATCCCTGCAGGTGGCGCCGAGATCCCCACCTTCCTTTCGTATGCGCTCGAAAAGCGTCTGTCAAAAGCCCCTGCTGAATTCGCTGCGAACAAGGGCTGTGGGGCTATTGAGGGAGTAGCGGGACCTGAGGCGGCCAACAACGCAACGGCCACCGGCTCGCTTGTTCCGCTCTTGACACTTGGCATTCCAACGTCGGCAACCGCGGCAATCCTGCTTGCCGCCTTTCAAAACTACAACCTGCAGCCGGGCCCACTGCTATTCCAGAACTCACCAGAACTGGTATGGGGGCTGATTGCGTCTCTGTACGTCGGCAACGTCATCTTGCTCGTGCTGAATTTGCCACTGGTGAGTCTCTGGGTAAAGCTGCTCTCCATTCCGAGGCCCTTCCTATATGCAGGAATCCTGCTGTTTGCCTCGATCGGCGTCTATGGCATGCGGCAGTCCTGGTTCGACTTGCTGCTCATGCTGGCCATTGGGTGGGGGGGCGTACTGATGCGGCGCTTGGACTTCCCGGTCGCGCCCGTCATCGTCGGCATGATCCTCGGCCCGATGGCCGAGAAACAGCTTCGCAATGCGCTGTCCATCAGCCAGGGAGACTGGCTGGTTTTCCTGAGTCAACCCATCGCAGCAAGCCTGCTTGCGGCGACGGTGCTGATCCTATTGGTACCGACCGTCCTCCGCCGCAAGGGTATTCGATTGTCCGAGGACGACTGA
- a CDS encoding tripartite tricarboxylate transporter TctB family protein, which produces MACAQPNYRHLALGLGLAGIAGGLAMGAARFPADSGYSVMGTSVFPFAVALFLGVVSAGIVLQALTGGLRNLDEPEGSEPATRDARAGAAWVSAAVLLDALLIERVGFVLAASLLFVLCARGFGSGMWLRNCVVALAISLPVYWGFANGLGISLPRLFNHWI; this is translated from the coding sequence ATGGCCTGCGCGCAGCCAAATTATCGTCACCTCGCGCTCGGCTTGGGCCTCGCCGGTATTGCTGGCGGCCTTGCAATGGGCGCGGCACGCTTCCCGGCGGACTCGGGTTACTCGGTCATGGGAACCAGTGTCTTTCCGTTCGCTGTGGCGCTGTTCCTCGGCGTCGTTTCCGCCGGGATAGTGCTGCAGGCCCTGACCGGAGGACTGAGGAACCTGGACGAACCTGAAGGATCCGAACCGGCCACTCGTGATGCTCGCGCTGGTGCAGCCTGGGTGTCTGCCGCCGTGCTGCTGGACGCACTGCTGATCGAGCGCGTTGGCTTTGTGTTGGCAGCTAGCCTTCTATTTGTCCTCTGTGCGCGCGGCTTCGGCAGCGGGATGTGGCTCCGGAATTGTGTGGTCGCGCTGGCCATCTCGCTGCCGGTGTATTGGGGATTCGCCAACGGGCTCGGCATCTCACTGCCACGCCTTTTCAATCACTGGATCTAG
- a CDS encoding Bug family tripartite tricarboxylate transporter substrate binding protein: protein MFRTIAVRAVGVLCLVTVSVASAMDTAKIMVPGSPGGGYDQTARTLGKALQESGQAKGATYENKPGAGGTLGLAQFVNSSKSDPNAICIMGAIMVTGVVQNNPPITLANATPIAKLFTEYNVIAVNKASQFRNLADLMAAFKKDPASVKWGGGSKGSTDHIGVAELARTIGVPSNKINYIPFGGGGEGTAAMLGGHISVITGGYSELAKYIESGQMRALAVTSPERLAGVQTPTLKEQRVNVVIGNWRGVYGAPGLKPEQQKALADAVVAATKTKIWQDTVKANQWTAEVITGEAFGKFVESEHARLRTILADVGLK, encoded by the coding sequence ATGTTTAGAACAATTGCGGTGCGGGCCGTCGGCGTACTTTGTTTAGTTACCGTCAGCGTCGCCTCGGCGATGGATACGGCAAAGATCATGGTCCCGGGATCGCCGGGCGGAGGGTACGACCAAACTGCCAGAACCTTGGGCAAAGCCTTGCAGGAATCTGGCCAAGCAAAGGGAGCAACGTACGAGAACAAGCCTGGAGCCGGTGGGACATTGGGACTCGCTCAGTTCGTGAACAGCAGCAAAAGCGATCCCAATGCGATCTGTATCATGGGCGCCATCATGGTCACCGGGGTGGTACAGAACAACCCGCCCATTACGCTTGCGAATGCAACGCCCATTGCCAAGTTGTTCACCGAGTACAACGTCATAGCGGTCAACAAAGCGTCGCAATTCAGGAACTTGGCCGACCTGATGGCGGCCTTCAAGAAGGACCCTGCCTCTGTCAAGTGGGGTGGCGGCTCGAAAGGCTCCACTGACCATATTGGCGTAGCAGAACTGGCCCGCACAATCGGCGTTCCCAGCAACAAGATCAACTACATACCATTTGGCGGCGGCGGTGAAGGCACAGCCGCGATGCTCGGCGGCCATATCTCAGTTATCACTGGCGGCTACTCCGAACTCGCCAAGTACATTGAATCGGGGCAGATGCGCGCACTCGCCGTGACATCCCCTGAGCGCTTGGCAGGTGTCCAGACACCTACGCTGAAGGAACAGCGAGTGAACGTCGTGATCGGAAATTGGCGGGGCGTCTATGGCGCGCCAGGACTTAAACCGGAACAACAGAAAGCCCTTGCCGACGCCGTGGTGGCGGCAACCAAGACAAAGATTTGGCAGGATACAGTCAAAGCCAACCAGTGGACGGCTGAAGTCATTACTGGCGAGGCCTTCGGCAAGTTTGTCGAGAGCGAGCATGCGCGCCTTCGGACTATCCTTGCCGACGTCGGGTTGAAGTGA
- a CDS encoding porin: protein MKKYLPIAGAMLAAAATHAHAQSSITLYGVADIGIEYLNHVPDATRQGEDLFRMTSGNIAGSRWGMRGVEDLGGGLKGVFVLEGGMVLDSGMASQGGRLFGRKAYVGLDSGTFGQFTMGRHHNLMFDLIITYDPMYFAPKYSAFSHDTWLAGRVDNAAKYTGKFGGLTIAGLYSFGVDSTVPNGSEVPGNSRVGRDMSAGFSYQAGKFRFGGVYDQLNGNSAAKAGLTERRYVGAASVEVGPVTAYLGYRRLVSQLVTSMTRTDLMWAGANWSLAPSFALTAAVYKTNDRTSPKDPISFVLSADYRLSKRTDAYVTASYTKNKGGSALGANGYDGSVIPGANQIGAVIGMRHNF from the coding sequence ATGAAGAAATACCTGCCCATCGCGGGCGCCATGCTCGCGGCGGCGGCCACGCACGCCCATGCCCAATCGTCGATCACGCTCTACGGCGTCGCGGATATCGGTATTGAGTACTTAAACCATGTGCCCGATGCAACAAGACAAGGTGAAGACTTGTTCCGCATGACGTCTGGCAATATCGCTGGCAGTCGCTGGGGCATGCGCGGTGTCGAAGACCTTGGCGGCGGTTTGAAGGGTGTGTTTGTGCTGGAAGGTGGCATGGTGCTGGACTCCGGTATGGCGTCGCAGGGCGGGCGGCTTTTCGGGCGCAAGGCATACGTTGGGCTGGACAGCGGCACGTTCGGTCAGTTCACGATGGGGCGTCACCACAACCTGATGTTCGACCTCATCATCACCTATGACCCGATGTACTTCGCACCAAAGTATTCGGCCTTCAGTCATGACACGTGGCTTGCGGGACGGGTCGACAATGCAGCCAAGTACACGGGGAAGTTCGGCGGCCTGACAATCGCGGGTCTTTACAGCTTCGGGGTCGATTCGACAGTACCGAATGGCTCGGAGGTACCTGGAAACAGTCGGGTCGGCCGCGACATGAGCGCCGGCTTCAGCTACCAGGCTGGCAAGTTCCGATTCGGCGGGGTCTACGATCAACTTAATGGCAACTCAGCCGCTAAGGCGGGCCTCACCGAGCGACGCTATGTCGGCGCGGCGTCAGTGGAGGTCGGCCCCGTGACGGCGTACCTCGGCTACCGCCGCCTGGTCAGCCAGCTCGTGACGTCGATGACCCGCACGGATCTGATGTGGGCAGGCGCAAACTGGAGCCTCGCGCCAAGCTTTGCATTGACCGCGGCGGTGTACAAGACCAACGACAGGACCTCACCGAAGGATCCCATCTCGTTCGTGCTGTCAGCCGACTACCGGTTGTCAAAACGTACCGATGCCTATGTGACGGCGTCCTACACAAAGAACAAGGGCGGATCTGCGCTGGGCGCGAACGGCTATGACGGTTCGGTGATACCCGGCGCAAACCAGATTGGTGCCGTCATCGGCATGCGGCACAACTTCTAA